The genomic window AGGGTCTTGAAGCGGTCGCCGTTGGGTTGCACCACGGTGATCGTCACATGTCCACCCGCGCTGGTGTTGATGTCGCGCACGGTGCCGGACTTGCCCTTGTGAGTGCCGGCGATGACCCGGCAGTCGTCACCGTCGGCGACGTTGCCGTTATTGATAGAGGGCATCTACTTGCTCCGAGGTTGGGGAGATCTAGGCCGCGGGGCAGAGCCGTTTGCGGAGTGCCTCTGCCAGGCTGGGCGATTCGAGCGGCAGCCAGGTACCATCGCCGCCATAGCCGTTCTTCATGCGACCATCCTTCCCAAGCGAGACGCTCGTCTGGACGCGCCAGCGGGGTTGGGTGCAATCGACCTGCAGCTCCTGCCAAGTCCAGGGGTTGGTTTCCGGCGCGAT from Gemmatimonadota bacterium includes these protein-coding regions:
- a CDS encoding KOW motif-containing protein; translation: MPSINNGNVADGDDCRVIAGTHKGKSGTVRDINTSAGGHVTITVVQPNGDRFKTLARNVTVVPRPR